Below is a window of Mycolicibacterium chitae DNA.
CCGATCAGGCGCGCGAGCGCCGCGACGCCGACACCGCCGCGGCACTGGCCGAACCGCGCCGCCGCGCCGACCTGCCGCCGTGCCCGACCGGCGCCGACGGGCCCGAACCCGAGGCGCTGCGCGGGGTGGTCCTCGAGTGCGCCGCCGACGGCACCGACGTGGACGTGGCGGCCGCGCTGGCCGGCCGGCCCGCGGTGCTGAACCTGTGGGCGTACTGGTGCGGGCCCTGCACCGACGAACTGCCCGCCATGCAGGAGTACCAGCGCCGCGTCGGGCCCGGGGTGACCGTGCTGACCGTGCACCAGGACGAGAACGAGGAGGCCGCGCTGCTGCGCCTGGCCGACCTGGGCGTGCGGCTGCCCACCGTGCAGGACGGCCGCCGGCAGATCGCCTCGGCACTGCGGGTGCCGAACGTGATGCCCGCGACCGTGGTGCTCGGTTCGGACGGTAGCGTGGCGAAAATCCTGCCGCGCGCGTTCACCAACGCCGACGAGATCGAGGCGGCGGTCGGTGAGCTGCAATGATCGGCCATGATCGGGTAGCTGTATGAGAGGGGACGCGTAGTGAGCGCTGCGGTACCGCTCACCCCCGAGGCGGGCCCGCCGTGGCTGCGGCCGCTGTTGGACAACGTCGACCGGGTGCGCGACGCCTACCGCCGGCGCGTGCCCCCGGAGGTCCTGGCCACCATCTCGGCCGCCAACACCCAGGCCGCGATCGCCGGCGCCCGCCGCGATGCGGCGGTGCTGGTCCTGTTCTCCGGCCCGCACGACGCCCCGGCCGAGGCCGGCCTGCCCACCCACGCCACGCTGCTGGTCACCGTCCGCGCCTCCACCCTGCGCCACCACGCCGGGCAGGCCGCCTTCCCGGGCGGGGCCGCCGACCCCGAGGACGACGGACCCGTGGGCACCGCGCTGCGCGAGGCCTGGGAGGAGACCGGCATCGACACCGGCCGGCTGCAACCGCTGGCGACGCTGGACCGGATGTTCATCCCGCCGTCGGGCTTCCACGTCGTCCCGGTCCTGGCGTACGCGCCCGAACCGGGGCCCGTCGAGGTGATCGACGAGGCCGAGACCGCGCTGGTCTCCCACGTGCCCGTGCGCGCGTTCACCAACCCGGAGAACCGCCTGATGGTCTACCGTTCGGCCAACACCCGGCGATCGGCCGGGCCGGCGTTCCTGCTCAATCAGATGTTGGTGTGGGGGTTCACCGGACAGGTGATCTCGGCCATGCTCGACGTCGCCGGCTGGGCCAGGCCGTGGGACGACGAGAAGGTCGTCGAATTGCACGACGCGATGGCCATGGTGCCGACGGACAACGGAGGACCCAAGCAACTATGAGTTCGTCGCAGTGGCTGGACATCGCGATCGTGGCGATCGCGTTCGTGGCGGCCGTGTCCGGTTGGCGCTCCGGCGCGCTGGGTTCGGTGATGTCGTTCATCGGCGTGGTGCTCGGCGCGGTGGCCGGCGTGCTGCTGGCCCCGCACCTGGTGGACAACATCGACGGCGCCCGCACCAAGCTGTTCGCGGCGCTGTTCTTGATCCTGGCGCTGGTGGTGATCGGCGAGATCGCCGGCGTGGTGCTGGGCCGCGCGGTGCGCGGCGCGATCCGCAGCACCGGCCTGCGGTTCATCGACTCGATGATCGGGGTCGTCACGCAGGTGCTGGTGGTGCTGATCGCCGCCTGGATGCTGGCCACCCCGCTGACCACCTCAGATCAGCCCAATCTTGCGGCCGCGGTGCGCGGTTCGAAGGTGCTCACCCAGGTCGACGCCGTCGCGCCGGAGTGGTTGCGCACCGTGCCCAAGCGCCTGTCGGCGCTGCTGGACACCTCCGGGCTGCCCGATGTCCTGGAGCCGTTCGGCCGGACCCCCATCGTCGAGGTGGACCCGCCGGACGCGTCGCTGGCCAACTCCACCGTGGTCGAGGCCGTGCGGCCCAGCGTGGTGAAGATCCGCGGCGTGGCGCCGGGCTGCCAGAAGGTGCTGGAGGGCACCGGATTCGTCGTCGCACCCAACCGGGTGATGTCCAACGCGCACGTGGTCGCCGGCTCCGACAGCGTGACCATCGAATCCGACGGCGAGACCTACGACGCCACCGTCGTCTCCTATGACCCCAACGCCGACATCTCGGTGCTCGAGGTGCCCAACCTGCCCGCCCAGCCGCTGCCGTTCGCCGAGGAACCGGCCATCACCGGCACCGACGTGCTGGTGGTCGGCTACCCGGGCGGCGGGGAGTTCGCCGCGACCCCGGCGCGCATCCGCGAGATCATCGAACTCAACGGCCCCGATATCTACCGCACCACCACCGTCATGCGGGAGGTGTACACGATCAGAGGAACCGTGCGGCAAGGTAATTCGGGCGGGCCGCTGATCAACCGCGGCGGTCAGGTGATCGGCGTGATCTTCGGTGCGGCCGTCGACGACACCGACACCGGGTTCGTGCTGACCGCCAACGAGGTCTCCACGCAGTTCCCGAAGATCAGCAACAGCGAGCGTGCCCCGACGGGGTCCTGCGTCACCTGATCTCGCCGAGCGCGCAACGAGTGCACGGTTTCGGGCCGTTTTGTGTGCACCCGATGCAAGCTCGCGGGTCGGACTTCTCCGCGAACCGCCGGCGCTAGCCGGGAACGGGGCTCGATGGTCGGACTCCTCCGCGGTTCGCTACGCAAGCTCCGCGAACCGCTGCGTCATCCAACGGCCAAGAACGGGAACGGGTCGGCCGGCGCGAAGTGCGCGCTGGCGTCGCCCGCGTACACGGTCTTCTCGCCCTGACCCAGCGGCAGTTTCAGCGTCGGGGCGCCGGCGCTGAAGTCCAGCTTGTCCAGGTTGACCCAGAACGTGTTGGGCGCCAGCGCCGACTCGAAGAAGTACCGGCGGTCCTTGTGGTCGACCGCGGTGCGCCACCGGGTGGACGAGATGTTCGGCTCGTCGGCGGTGGTGATGCCGTAGGGGACCGAGGCGTTGCGGACCACGCTGAGCACCGCGGCCACCGAGTCCTGCCGGTCGTCGGTCTTGGGGATGGCGTTGATGTAGAACGAGGCCCGCACGAACCGGTCCGCGGCGCGGTTGGTGCCGGGGAGCATCACCACGCCGCCGATCTGCTTCCAGTACTCGTTGATGGCCAACTGCTTGTCGAAGGTGGGCGAGTTGGTCATCACCTGGTAGTCGCGGCTGTGGTGGATGACCTGCTCGCCGTCGATGTACTCGATGATGGCGCTGTCGCCGGTGGGGTCCGACATCGACAGGTGCAGGGTGGCCAGCCGACCCTGCCCGGGCACCTCGGCCGTCGCCACCCGGATGGGGTTGGCGGACAGCGCCGCAACTGCTTCGGCGACGGTGGCGAAGTTGTCCAGCACGTACTGGCCCCACAAGGCCAGTGAGACCGCGGGACGGTCATCGGTGGACTTGGCGTACTCGGATTCGGCCAGCCACAGCAGGTTCATCGTCAGCCCGGCCTCGTTGAGCCCGTCGGTGCTGCAGATGTCGTAGCCGGTGGCCACCACGCTGCCGTACTTCGAGGTCCAGGTCGCCGAGTCGGCCCCGGCCAACCCGGTGCGTTCGACGCCGCGGGGCAGCGCCCACAGGTTGGTGTCCATTTCGAACTTCCAGTCCATCGACCGCCCGGTGATGATGCGATCGCCACTGCCCAGGTATACGACGCGGGTGCACATGGCCCCACAGGTTAGCCGTTGACCTCGTCCAGGAAGCGCTGTAGGTGCTCATTGGCCAGAGTCGGTGCCTCTTCGTGACCGAAATGCCCGGCGCCGGGCAGGGTTACGAACCGGCCGTCCGGGGCGTAGCGGCGCGAGCGGGCCACCGGGGCGGGCAGCACGTAGGGGTCGGTGTCGCCGCGCAGGTGCAGCACGGGGATGCCCAGCGGCCGGTCCATGGCCCGCATGAACCGGCGTCCCTCCGAACGGAATTGGCTGCGCACCGCCCACCGCTGGTACTCCAGCGCGCAGTGCGCCGCCCCCGGGATCTGGATCGCCTGACGCAGGTGACCGATGGTTTCCGAGAAGTCCTCGGAGGCCAGCCATTTGCCGGAGGCCCGGTTGCGGATGACGGCCTCCAGCCCGGCCGCGTCGTGTCGGGTCAGGCTGCGCTCCGGGCGCATCGGGACCTGATAGGACAGCAGCGATCCCAGCAGCGCCGAACCCTGATCGCGGCGGGTCAGCGCCGCGCGCCGCAACGCCAGCGGGTGCGGCGAGCTGACCAACCCGATGGCGCGCACCAGTCGGGGGTGCAGCACCGAGGTCGCCCAGCACACCAACCCGCCGTCGGCGTGGCCGATCAGCGTCGCCGAGCCGTGGCCCAGCGCCCGGATCAGGCCCGCGGTGTCGCCGGCCAGCGTCCAGCCGTCGTAACCGCGCGGGGGTTTGTCGCTGCCGCCGTAGCCGCGCAGATCCATGGCCACCACCCGCGCGCCGCCGAGTCCGCGCAGCTGATGCCGCCAGGACCACCAGAACGAGCCGAAGCCGTGCAGCAGGATCACCAACGGACGCTGGTGCGCCGGCGCGTCGTTCGGCTTGGGGTTGGCCTCGGCGACCTGGAAGCGAATCCCGTTGGCGTGCACGTCCAGATGACGCCATGGCCCGGCGATCCGGGTTACGGACGGGTCGGGCCCGGCCGCCATCAGGACATCACCACCCCGACGGGTCGGGGACTGCAGCCTTGTCCGGCGTGCCCTGCGCGCCGGGGCCGTGCTCGCCCCCGGTCAGCGCCGAGCGGGTTTCCTTGACGGATTCGATGGTCTTCTGCGGTCCCCGGATGCGGCGGACCTTGAGATAGCCAAACAGGGCCAGCGCCGCGGTGACGACCACCATGATCGCGAACACGATCAGGAAGGCGACCCAGCGCCACAGCCAGGTGTCGAGCAGTTCGGCGAGGAAGAAGAAAAAGAAGAACGTCGAATAGAACAGCACCACCAGCGCGGCGATGAAGAAGACGCTGCCGGTCACGCCCTTCTTGACGTCCCGGGTGATCTCCGCGCGGGCCAG
It encodes the following:
- a CDS encoding TlpA family protein disulfide reductase yields the protein MTRSAKWTLVIAAVMAVVLGGFIVELRDAGSRNPDGTVATESTTDQARERRDADTAAALAEPRRRADLPPCPTGADGPEPEALRGVVLECAADGTDVDVAAALAGRPAVLNLWAYWCGPCTDELPAMQEYQRRVGPGVTVLTVHQDENEEAALLRLADLGVRLPTVQDGRRQIASALRVPNVMPATVVLGSDGSVAKILPRAFTNADEIEAAVGELQ
- a CDS encoding NUDIX hydrolase — translated: MSAAVPLTPEAGPPWLRPLLDNVDRVRDAYRRRVPPEVLATISAANTQAAIAGARRDAAVLVLFSGPHDAPAEAGLPTHATLLVTVRASTLRHHAGQAAFPGGAADPEDDGPVGTALREAWEETGIDTGRLQPLATLDRMFIPPSGFHVVPVLAYAPEPGPVEVIDEAETALVSHVPVRAFTNPENRLMVYRSANTRRSAGPAFLLNQMLVWGFTGQVISAMLDVAGWARPWDDEKVVELHDAMAMVPTDNGGPKQL
- the marP gene encoding acid resistance serine protease MarP, giving the protein MSSSQWLDIAIVAIAFVAAVSGWRSGALGSVMSFIGVVLGAVAGVLLAPHLVDNIDGARTKLFAALFLILALVVIGEIAGVVLGRAVRGAIRSTGLRFIDSMIGVVTQVLVVLIAAWMLATPLTTSDQPNLAAAVRGSKVLTQVDAVAPEWLRTVPKRLSALLDTSGLPDVLEPFGRTPIVEVDPPDASLANSTVVEAVRPSVVKIRGVAPGCQKVLEGTGFVVAPNRVMSNAHVVAGSDSVTIESDGETYDATVVSYDPNADISVLEVPNLPAQPLPFAEEPAITGTDVLVVGYPGGGEFAATPARIREIIELNGPDIYRTTTVMREVYTIRGTVRQGNSGGPLINRGGQVIGVIFGAAVDDTDTGFVLTANEVSTQFPKISNSERAPTGSCVT
- a CDS encoding linear amide C-N hydrolase → MCTRVVYLGSGDRIITGRSMDWKFEMDTNLWALPRGVERTGLAGADSATWTSKYGSVVATGYDICSTDGLNEAGLTMNLLWLAESEYAKSTDDRPAVSLALWGQYVLDNFATVAEAVAALSANPIRVATAEVPGQGRLATLHLSMSDPTGDSAIIEYIDGEQVIHHSRDYQVMTNSPTFDKQLAINEYWKQIGGVVMLPGTNRAADRFVRASFYINAIPKTDDRQDSVAAVLSVVRNASVPYGITTADEPNISSTRWRTAVDHKDRRYFFESALAPNTFWVNLDKLDFSAGAPTLKLPLGQGEKTVYAGDASAHFAPADPFPFLAVG
- a CDS encoding alpha/beta fold hydrolase — encoded protein: MAAGPDPSVTRIAGPWRHLDVHANGIRFQVAEANPKPNDAPAHQRPLVILLHGFGSFWWSWRHQLRGLGGARVVAMDLRGYGGSDKPPRGYDGWTLAGDTAGLIRALGHGSATLIGHADGGLVCWATSVLHPRLVRAIGLVSSPHPLALRRAALTRRDQGSALLGSLLSYQVPMRPERSLTRHDAAGLEAVIRNRASGKWLASEDFSETIGHLRQAIQIPGAAHCALEYQRWAVRSQFRSEGRRFMRAMDRPLGIPVLHLRGDTDPYVLPAPVARSRRYAPDGRFVTLPGAGHFGHEEAPTLANEHLQRFLDEVNG
- a CDS encoding phage holin family protein, producing MSKGDQQNGVPATVTSIPLVDPHALPANASIGDLVKEASSQVSTLVRAEVELARAEITRDVKKGVTGSVFFIAALVVLFYSTFFFFFFLAELLDTWLWRWVAFLIVFAIMVVVTAALALFGYLKVRRIRGPQKTIESVKETRSALTGGEHGPGAQGTPDKAAVPDPSGW